A window from Neodiprion fabricii isolate iyNeoFabr1 chromosome 2, iyNeoFabr1.1, whole genome shotgun sequence encodes these proteins:
- the LOC124176929 gene encoding inositol polyphosphate 5-phosphatase E isoform X2 — MDRSDAHDAQSNPPNISTEISPKSKQKKKSLCRMLMNKKTRVGCLEVSYRDKGGEGDSNKNSKTELSHHGSHTSTKLSLCCAMTERSRTPPQSLTVSRLSPATLSCASVKSELAYTAANCQVEAFVEKSKTPPPAATPNPNHDGHLLHKNEACTAKESYVDGGNSSPECTSPNIQGSMRRRLLHRRSADNLIVNSPTNSMRHSSPESVKSAPIQLKPRSTSHDTLSKRKDKQGNQADGVSMDSLAKQSLLAAQVLNLIPAQKARDRNFLHGRVAANSLLGPVELEKVLPNREIKIFVGTWNMNGQSPPKELNDFMLPSCMETIPEMLAIGTQESCSERTEWEAALQETLGPSHVLLTSTGLGTLHLALFVRRDLIWFCSVPEDSYFSTRPGTAFRTKGAVALAIMLFGTSFLFVTAHLTAHQDKVKERINDIKRIVRNLDLPKDLPTRKHSKDVTQNFDCVFWCGDLNFRLAQPREEVIQWITDTRFPQETPINLHADQLCTILKEGSVLKGFKEGAIMFPPTFKYDPGTQNFDSSNKQRIPAYTDRILFKGKDHNRDHVQRVNESTNSYKDGTLECLIYDSVPSICTSDHKPVWGVYKTILRPGIDTIPLAAGLFNREIYLEGIKRRAAAMDDSPGTSRKNSRKATP; from the exons ATGGATCGTTCGGATGCTCACGACGCGCAGTCGAATCCCCCGAACATCAGCACAGAAATATCGCCGAAATctaaacagaagaaaaaatcactatGCCGAATGTTGATGAACAAGAAGACGAGGGTCGGGTGCCTGGAGGTTTCTTACAGGGACAAAGGCGGCGAAGGCGATTCGAACAAGAACTCAAAGACCGAACTCTCGCATCACGGTTCTCATACAAGTACCAAGTTATCGTTATGCTGCGCTATGACAGAACGCAGTAGAACACCGCCGCAAAGTTTGACCGTCAGTCGATTGTCTCCAGCCACGCTCAGTTGCGCCTCCGTCAAGTCCGAACTCGCCTATACAGCTGCAAATTGCCAGGTCGAGGCCTTTGTAGAGAAGTCCAAGACTCCGCCACCTGCCGCCACTCCAAACCCAAATCACGACGGACATCTACTGCATAAAAACGAAGCATGCACAGCCAAGGAATCGTACGTCGATG gtggAAATTCGTCACCCGAATGTACCTCTCCCAACATACAAGGTAGTATGAGACGCCGTTTGTTACATCGACGATCAGCTGATAACTTGATAGTAAACTCGCCAACAAATTCAATGAGGCACTCTAGCCCAGAATCGGTAAAAAGTGCTCCGATACAACTCAAGCCAAGATCAACATCGCACGATACCTTGTCAAAGAGGAAAGATAAACAAGGAAATCAAGCAGATGGAGTTTCTATGGACAGTCTTGCAAAGCAGTCGCTACTTGCTGCCCAAGTTCTCAATCTTATACCAGCTCAGAAAGCAAGAGACAG aaactttCTTCACGGGCGAGTCGCAGCTAATTCTTTGTTAGGTCCAGTCGAATTGGAGAAGGTTCTTCCaaacagggagataaaaatattcgttgGTACGTGGAACATGAATGGACAATCTCCGCCTAAAGAACTTAACGACTTTATGTTACCATCCTGTATGGAAACGATTCCTGAAATGCTGGCTATCGGAACACAAGAATCTTGTTCTGAACGGACCGAGTGGGAGGCAGCTTTGCAAGAAACTCTGGGTCCCTCACACGTTTTGCTAACAAGTACTGGACTTGGAACGTTACATTTGGCATTGTTTGTAAGAAGAGATCTTATATGGTTTTGCTCCGTTCCGGAGGACTCTTACTTTTCAACCAGACCAGGCACTGCGTTCAGAACTAAGGGAGCTGTGGCCTTAGCCATAATGCTATTTGGAACgagttttttatttgttactgCTCACTTGACGGCGCACCAAGACAAagtaaaagaaagaataaacgATATTAAAAGAATTGTAAGAAATTTGGATCTGCCGAAAGATTTACCGAcaagaaaacacagcaaag atGTGACGCAAAATTTCGATTGCGTTTTTTGGTGCGGGGATTTAAACTTTCGTTTGGCTCAACCGCGAGAAGAGGTAATTCAATGGATCACAGACACCCGATTTCCGCAAGAAACTCCAATAAATTTACACGCCGATCAATTGTGTACAATTCTGAAAGAAGGATCCGTTCTTAAAGGTTTTAAAGAAGGTGCGATAATGTTTCCGCCGACATTTAAATATGATCCAGGAACCCAAAACTTTGATTCAAGCAACAAGCAGCGTATTCCTGCCTACACAGACCGAATTCTTTTCAAAGGAAAAGACCATAATCGGGACCACGTACAAAGAGTTAACGAGAGCACAAATTCGTACAAAGATGGTACCTTAGAATGCCTAATATACGATTCTGTACCCAGTATTTGCACATCTGATCACAAACCTGTTTGGGGAGTTTATAAAACGATACTTCGACCAGGAATAGATAC TATTCCGTTGGCAGCTGGATTGTTCAACCGAGAGATTTATTTGGAAGGTATAAAGAGGCGAGCAGCCGCAATGGATGATTCCCCCGGAACATCAAGG AAGAATTCAAGAAAGGCAACCCCGTAG
- the LOC124176929 gene encoding inositol polyphosphate 5-phosphatase E isoform X1 produces the protein MSSLNKVCRKESFLDRFTGLFKKKKKHKSTSRSPSQGQTNSEALEEGRYTQGTSNSSEHGDEEKKVITYAATSSSETSNLSSSIDPTNVFTACPNSGENNKPATHQASTSRANGTADGKDSNQSNEKQASSHSKSDVSKLKNGSKNNSFEESRLVEAINNDSRITKLIINNTDSKILINHLDDSSKGNNFNTAPAETKESKDEKVSSEIMKRKWFNNENVDVVTQQSQVVVKSEKLERKEEEISQIQTEIQQLNIKDVTALPEPSLPKDKLIQLKLHDGEFLKETVLLIEVEKNARDPENYYFTTGKYASYFLLAIERQYYDPSQVYSMVRYHNDEDSDDSDWEGGNSSPECTSPNIQGSMRRRLLHRRSADNLIVNSPTNSMRHSSPESVKSAPIQLKPRSTSHDTLSKRKDKQGNQADGVSMDSLAKQSLLAAQVLNLIPAQKARDRNFLHGRVAANSLLGPVELEKVLPNREIKIFVGTWNMNGQSPPKELNDFMLPSCMETIPEMLAIGTQESCSERTEWEAALQETLGPSHVLLTSTGLGTLHLALFVRRDLIWFCSVPEDSYFSTRPGTAFRTKGAVALAIMLFGTSFLFVTAHLTAHQDKVKERINDIKRIVRNLDLPKDLPTRKHSKDVTQNFDCVFWCGDLNFRLAQPREEVIQWITDTRFPQETPINLHADQLCTILKEGSVLKGFKEGAIMFPPTFKYDPGTQNFDSSNKQRIPAYTDRILFKGKDHNRDHVQRVNESTNSYKDGTLECLIYDSVPSICTSDHKPVWGVYKTILRPGIDTIPLAAGLFNREIYLEGIKRRAAAMDDSPGTSRKNSRKATP, from the exons ATGTCTAGCTTGAACAAAGTGTGCAGAAAGGAGTCATTCCTAGACAGATTTACTggattatttaaaaagaaaaaaaagcataaatCTACCAGCCGGTCCCCGAGTCAAGGCCAAACAAACAGCGAGGCACTGGAAGAGGGACGGTACACACAGGGAACGTCTAACAGTTCCGAGCATggagatgaggaaaaaaaggtGATCACTTATGCAGCAACAAGTAGTTCTGAAACGTCAAACTTGTCGTCCAGTATTGATCCGACTAATGTGTTTACCGCCTGCCCAAATAGTGGGGAAAATAACAAGCCGGCTACACATCAGGCTAGTACAAGTCGAGCGAATGGTACAGCTGACGGGAAAGATTCCAATCAGAGTAATGAGAAGCAGGCGAGTTCGCACTCTAAATCTGACGtttcaaaattgaagaatggatcgaaaaataattcttttgaaGAATCGAGGCTCGTCGAGGCCATTAATAATGATTCACGGATTACAAAATTGATTATCAACAATACTGATagcaaaatattaatcaatcATCTTGATGACAGTTCGaaaggaaataatttcaacactGCACCTGCCGAGACGAAAGAATCGAAGGATGAAAAAGTATCGTCTGAaattatgaaaagaaaatggttCAATAACGAGAATGTCGATGTCGTAACGCAACAAAGTCAAGTTGTGGTAAAGTCGGAAAAACTAGAgaggaaggaagaagaaatctCGCAAATCCAAACTGAAATTCAGcaattaaatataaaagaCGTTACTGCTCTCCCAGAACCTTCACTCCCGAAAGATAAATTGATTCAACTGAAATTACATGACGGAGAATTCCTTAAAGAAACGGTTTTGCTAAttgaagtagaaaaaaatgctCGAGATCCAGAAAACTATTATTTCACAACTGGGAAATACGCGTCATACTTTCTTTTAGCAATAGAAAGACAGTATTACGATCCTTCCCAAGTGTACAGCATGGTTCGTTATCACAACGATGAAGATTCGGATGATTCTGATTGGGAAG gtggAAATTCGTCACCCGAATGTACCTCTCCCAACATACAAGGTAGTATGAGACGCCGTTTGTTACATCGACGATCAGCTGATAACTTGATAGTAAACTCGCCAACAAATTCAATGAGGCACTCTAGCCCAGAATCGGTAAAAAGTGCTCCGATACAACTCAAGCCAAGATCAACATCGCACGATACCTTGTCAAAGAGGAAAGATAAACAAGGAAATCAAGCAGATGGAGTTTCTATGGACAGTCTTGCAAAGCAGTCGCTACTTGCTGCCCAAGTTCTCAATCTTATACCAGCTCAGAAAGCAAGAGACAG aaactttCTTCACGGGCGAGTCGCAGCTAATTCTTTGTTAGGTCCAGTCGAATTGGAGAAGGTTCTTCCaaacagggagataaaaatattcgttgGTACGTGGAACATGAATGGACAATCTCCGCCTAAAGAACTTAACGACTTTATGTTACCATCCTGTATGGAAACGATTCCTGAAATGCTGGCTATCGGAACACAAGAATCTTGTTCTGAACGGACCGAGTGGGAGGCAGCTTTGCAAGAAACTCTGGGTCCCTCACACGTTTTGCTAACAAGTACTGGACTTGGAACGTTACATTTGGCATTGTTTGTAAGAAGAGATCTTATATGGTTTTGCTCCGTTCCGGAGGACTCTTACTTTTCAACCAGACCAGGCACTGCGTTCAGAACTAAGGGAGCTGTGGCCTTAGCCATAATGCTATTTGGAACgagttttttatttgttactgCTCACTTGACGGCGCACCAAGACAAagtaaaagaaagaataaacgATATTAAAAGAATTGTAAGAAATTTGGATCTGCCGAAAGATTTACCGAcaagaaaacacagcaaag atGTGACGCAAAATTTCGATTGCGTTTTTTGGTGCGGGGATTTAAACTTTCGTTTGGCTCAACCGCGAGAAGAGGTAATTCAATGGATCACAGACACCCGATTTCCGCAAGAAACTCCAATAAATTTACACGCCGATCAATTGTGTACAATTCTGAAAGAAGGATCCGTTCTTAAAGGTTTTAAAGAAGGTGCGATAATGTTTCCGCCGACATTTAAATATGATCCAGGAACCCAAAACTTTGATTCAAGCAACAAGCAGCGTATTCCTGCCTACACAGACCGAATTCTTTTCAAAGGAAAAGACCATAATCGGGACCACGTACAAAGAGTTAACGAGAGCACAAATTCGTACAAAGATGGTACCTTAGAATGCCTAATATACGATTCTGTACCCAGTATTTGCACATCTGATCACAAACCTGTTTGGGGAGTTTATAAAACGATACTTCGACCAGGAATAGATAC TATTCCGTTGGCAGCTGGATTGTTCAACCGAGAGATTTATTTGGAAGGTATAAAGAGGCGAGCAGCCGCAATGGATGATTCCCCCGGAACATCAAGG AAGAATTCAAGAAAGGCAACCCCGTAG
- the LOC124176927 gene encoding transcription factor 20: MSGQYPGHSRPPVGTPPPQTVWNHLTMAQGQGLNMHPTALPGAALNAPGFYTHPSMTRASHLASQLTPQLAHTQAPPTWHTPTVPSKPVTPSSASGSPLFSLQMLVDNRQNQNQYRNSPGSQSTLDLSATSDIAENYSRIPQDIPISLTARSVDKSSRNGNIISPPIPLNGETSSDSGISSSVPTPNSISEPVSLSTKEITTPKITVKNFESNLKGVANLHDKVKDLNMDNFAQKMMNLPPSVTIERVSTEKKDHEVLKSKDSLSVIAQGPRSILPVIVNLTSKTAEHRDVTDSPRRETNEMDRKVEECSVRSPKHPLKRGKKGVDSLLEKLEGGNKKLGCMENIGSVIVTPIEEKDACSIKSMSPERQKSKSPSREDEVISPSFSNDDSNDNGKQRRKRKLEKPVRLSKDSKTEVEDMELEPTEPSVPRMCEPIPEKANSLPIPKQEERIEENQPIRRRRSSEGPASNVPPNNQRARRKSSDDATEFSKVTSPKGIANANPFNEVESELEKMFAGIVETDAESKEDLPKVESMNTEKENVVNVDITENEMEVQDTKAMDVTSTVETKPSPKKTKKGKGRGGKRKISRSADAIFGSDIGDLPQKETKKKRASKNAKKQDISKKTKKTTKVDGLREMAYDSGSNASSIRSRGPVVHVEGPRDSPLSVQVVNAPREEEEEKSKEKRKSVGNGNTGRSKRLSHQNDLDYRGKVSRAGLFSSTLSSRYDAHTTDSTWVCVFCKQGPHSVVPGDPARPHPNLSGPHIAAGTYMVPAGVLSDLFGPYLIGKERLEDGVMSADEQEITTEQKKGGKNKRSLRHAGLADQFAAKMGKKKRNSIEGGINTMLTGMTQLPGEEQRWEVWLHEQCAVWAAGVYMAGGRVTGLQEAVWDAAKSVCDSCGFTGANIGCVKRGCRSVTHYPCALTKGWLLDTNQYIPKCNLHRVT, from the exons ATGTCTGGACAGTATCCAGGACATAGTCGACCCCCCGTGGGCACACCACCACCTCAAACTGTCTGGAATCATCTAACCATGGCACAGGGACAAG GGCTGAATATGCATCCGACGGCATTGCCTGGCGCGGCTTTGAATGCTCCTGGATTTTACACACATCCATCAATGACACGAGCGTCGCATTTGGCATCTCAATTGACTCCGCAACTAGCCCACACACAAGCGCCGCCAACTTGGCATACACCAACAGTACCTTCTAAACCTGTAACGCCCTCGAGCGCATCTGGAAGTCCTTTGTTTAGCTTACAAATGTTGGTCGACAATCGTCAGAACCAAAACCAGTACAGGAATTCACCTGGCAGTCAGAGTACACTGGATCTGTCGGCAACGTCAGATATtgctgaaaattattcaaggaTACCTCAAGATATACCGATCAGTTTGACGGCCAGAAGTGTTGATAAGAGCAGTAGAAACGGTAACATCATATCACCACCGATACCTTTGAACGGAGAAACCTCATCTGACAGCGGTATCAGCTCTTCAGTGCCGACACCAAATTCTATCAGTGAACCTGTTTCCTTGTCTACAAAGGAAATAACAACGCCTAAAATTACagtgaaaaactttgaaagcAATTTGAAGGGTGTTGCCAATCTTCATGACAAAGTTAAAGACCTGAATATGGATAACTTTGCTCAAAAAATGATGAACTTGCCACCTAGTGTAACCATCGAAAGGGTATCGACAGAGAAGAAGGATCATGAAGTATTAAAGTCCAAAGATTCGTTGAGCGTAATTGCGCAAGGACCTCGAAGTATATTACctgttattgttaatttaaCATCAAAAACGGCAGAACATAGGGACGTGACGGACAGTCCAAGGAGAGAAACGAATGAGATGGACAGAAAGGTGGAAGAATGTAGCGTACGGTCACCAAAACATCCTCTTAAACGTGGTAAAAAGGGGGTTGATTCGTTGCTGGAAAAATTGGAGGGAGGTAACAAGAAATTAGGCTGTATGGAGAACATTGGCTCGGTTATTGTAACCCCGATTGAAGAGAAGGACGCGTGTAGCATAAAGAGCATGTCGCCTGAACGTCAAAAATCCAAATCGCCAAGTAGAGAGGATGAAGTAATATCACCGTCGTTCAGTAACGACGATTCTAATGACAACGGTAAACAAcgtaggaaaagaaaattagaaaaacctGTCAGGTTAAGCAAAGATTCAAAAACTGAGGTCGAAGATATGGAACTTGAACCGACCGAACCGTCCGTGCCAAGAATGTGCGAACCAATACCGGAAAAAGCAAACTCTCTACCAATTCCAAAGCAAGAGGAAAGGATAGAAGAAAATCAGCCTATCAGAAGGCGGAGAAGCAGTGAAGGACCAGCGTCTAATGTACCTCCGAATAATCAAAGAGCAAGAAGAAAATCTAGTGACGATGCGACGGAATTTTCCAAGGTTACAAGCCCGAAGGGTATTGCCAATGCGAACCCGTTCAACGAGGTCGAATCtgagttggaaaaaatgtttgccgGCATTGTGGAAACTGATGCAGAATCGAAGGAGGATTTACCGAAAGTCGAGTCCATGAATACGGAGAAAGAAAACGTGGTAAACGTTGACATTACGGAAAACGAAATGGAGGTTCAAGACACTAAAGCAATGGATGTTACATCAACGGTAGAAACGAAACCGTCGccgaaaaagacaaaaaaaggCAAAGGCAGAGGTggtaagagaaaaatatcaagatcCGCAGATGCAATATTTGGCAGCGATATTGGCGATTTGCCGCAAAAAGAAACTAAGAAGAAACGGGCGTctaaaaatgctaaaaaacAAGATATATCGAAGAAAACCAAGAAGACGACAAAAGTCGATGGACTTAGAGAAATGGCCTATGACTCCGGCTCCAATGCAAGTTCCATCAGGTCCCGCGGACCTGTGGTTCATGTCGAGGGACCAAGGGACAGTCCTTTGAGTGTTCAAGTGGTTAACGCCCCAcgggaagaggaggaggagaagagtaaagaaaaacggaaaagTGTGGGAAATGGTAATACTGGACGCAGCAAGAGGCTAAGCCATCAAAATGATCTTGATTACCGTG GAAAAGTGAGCAGAGCTGGTCTATTCAGTTCAACCCTATCTTCTCGGTACGACGCTCATACCACAGATTCAACGTGGGTTTGCGTCTTCTGTAAGCAAGGACCACATTCTGTTGTTCCTGGCGATCCGGCAAGGCCACACCCAAATTTATCAGGTCCTCACATCGCTGCTGGAACCTACATG GTTCCTGCCGGCGTTTTGAGCGATTTGTTTGGCCCCTATTTGATAGGAAAAGAACGGCTCGAGGACGGGGTGATGTCCGCTGACGAACAGGAAATAACTACGGAACAAAAAaagggtggaaaaaataaGAGGAGTTTAAGACATGCAGGATTGGCTGATCAATTTGCAGCTaaaatgggtaaaaaaaaaagaaattccatCGAGGGAGGAATTAATACGATGTTGACGGGAATGACGCAGCTTCCTGGAGAGGAACAACGGTGGGAAGTATGGCTTCACGAACAATGTGCAGTCTGGGCTGCGGGTGTTTATATGGCAG GCGGACGAGTAACGGGACTTCAAGAAGCTGTCTGGGATGCTGCGAAATCGGTTTGCGATTCGTGCGGTTTTACTGGGGCCAACATCGGCTGTGTGAAGCGAGGTTGCCGTAGCGTAACTCACTACCCCTGTGCTCTCACCAAGGGCTGGCTTCTCGACACGAATCAGTACATACCCAAATGCAACCTACATCGAGTTACGTGA